From Bombus vancouverensis nearcticus chromosome 15, iyBomVanc1_principal, whole genome shotgun sequence, the proteins below share one genomic window:
- the Remo gene encoding remoulade isoform X4 — protein MRAILLFLILIQTRGETIQTCPKYCTCKLGAQAEWLRIKCSNELQNIRDINLDSVSVELVQLDLSKNDIYAIEANIFKNLTNLKRLNLSQNDITFIGENSFDGLGNLERLDLSKNQISTIDAHTFSKLPNLKRLDLSGNNISVVKPSLFHNLLALERLKLNENKLTTLMEGTFYGLKSLKQLDLSNNPWRCDCELYWFSNWIHNSSIKLNPAPKCVSPINIKGEFVKKLKYSENIQCQWLPPTIELRPVNNQVVFAGDSITLKCRAPSITEDRNARLSWLWYPNTTSETVDLNTFLDPQKSLSNIKVDNRYLADSGIVDSSLSIVPVKEEHNGQWNCLLVSVNGNRTKAISVIVISEETRYCPLAVTKNNKGIYTWPKTIVGWRAELPCEGNHLSDGMSIQNLTEPVYIMLKAPLYYYAGKKLLPVVWDETLNKSGGWTNDGCYLRNVLNNLIVFHCNRLGYYGLLQDTSTFDYNGNSISGAKFRYSNPAIYIGSIATVTCLVIMSVTYIICYTSIAMPKKAKHCVINTWFAMALLSFFYSIGIYQTENIPICQGVGLILHYLSLCCLLWMAVFASNMYKKLSKPDLEDIPDNELQDPPIPKPLLGLYLVGWGIAMIICGISGAINLREYAGYSYCFLTTAPALVALFVPAGFLIVYLSIFHLLIKCSIQNVDMNAQLSEGTQATENMDLELLEPNTNLSVGRNSARSAQTVLSDIDDSEHSQITQLKGQIIILILYLISWITAAAAITKPLSAYISFDETIFATLYSLFSSSLGIFILFFYGIARNDVRSQWLKMGCWFQKRKNQCCRTRSISDANPVIATQSLVQNLVPPMSNSQATQVTSDSNSIGSSRYTNRSQTYNAFKVTDIITSQEVSPVGRKMTNVNLVVLHRQQYRSDNSVTTYIEPTCVEMFYNPHQSGVARKFFRKQRRHTKNNNLGPRKQGDGGAMSDAGSCISVPRSTTKLDSNIDQTILSSSAKVNNTNIHVELNPINDIKNVNILSDSGGSISEERNVPVRFVIGQEGLFGNVRKVNNNCRLHDSLNTLSNSARNNCQKVELLSITLHDSDMDIKTDEEKHLQSVSQQCSLEYSSEIESITQMTSEKSEHNLPEVYETVDNIMNPKWLKKDCQSMNEFHEVEERRSNATSKWLTHSNSMHCLPIETVKPLRNNFCNSLNDITSLTSLKKCEYLKSFTGLQNITNSNLCDKSRLSQKSFNKLESPFPKVNSAVKDNLHKLMQTTYITPTRNTECASNVCTDELRSKQKLISSMIDMTSLMHSSCNIVKNLDSNNEVESLNRQQNIQNIETSKTHLNNPNTYLQIVKKETSV, from the exons ATGAGAgctattttattgtttttaattttaattcaaacaAGAGGAGAAACAATCCAGACATGTCCAAAGTATTGCACATGTAAACTTGGTGCACAAGCAGAATGGCTACGAATTAAATGTAGTAATGAATTGCAGAACATTAGGGATATCAATCTTGATAGTGTCAGCGTGGAATTAGTTCAATT AGATTTGAGCAAGAATGATATTTATGCTATTGAAGCTAACATATTTaagaatttgacaaatttgaaacgTTTGAACTTATCGCAAAATGATATAACTTTTATTGGTGAAAATTCTTTTGATGGTCTTGGAAATTTAGAGAGATT GGATTTAagtaaaaatcaaatttcaacTATAGATGCTCATACATTTAGCAAGTTGCCAAATTTGAAAAGGCT TGATTTGTCCGGCAACAACATAAGTGTGGTGAAACCatcattatttcataatttactGGCTTTAGAGCGCTT gaAGTTAAACGAAAATAAATTAACAACTTTAATGGAGGGTACTTTTTATGGTCTGAAATCTTTAAAACAGTT aGATTTATCTAACAATCCATGGAGATGTGACTGTGAATTATACTGGTTTAGTAATTGGATTCATAACAGTTCTATTAAATTAAa tcCTGCCCCAAAATGTGTATCACCTATAAATATCAAAGGTGAATTTGTGAAAAAATTGAAGTATTCAGAAAATATTCAATGTCAGTGGTTACCTCCCACAATTGAACTTCGGCCAGTTAATAATCAAGTAGTATTTGCTGGAGATTCTATAACTTTAAAATGCAGAGCACCTAGTATAACAGAAGATAGAAATGCAAGACTAAGTTGGTTGTGGTATCCTAATACTACTTCTGAAACTGTAGATTTAAATACATTTCTAGATCCACAAAAAAGTTTATCTAATATTAAAGTGGATAACAGATATCTTGCAGATAGTGGCATTGTGGACAG ttCTCTTAGTATTGTTCCTGTTAAAGAAGAACACAATGGCCAATGGAATTGTTTGTTAGTTTCTGTAAATGGTAATAGAACAAAAGCAATCAGTGTAATAGTTATCTCTGAAGAAACTCGTTATTGTCCTCTAGcag TAACTAAAAATAATAAAGGTATTTATACATGGCCAAAAACTATAGTAGGATGGAGGGCAGAATTACCATGCGAAGGCAACCACTTATCAG ATGGAATGTCAATACAAAATTTAACTGAGCCTGTATACATTATGCTAAAGGCACCTTTATACTACTACGCCGGAAAAAAATTATTACCCGTAGTTTGGGATGAAACATTAAATAAATCAGGAGGCTGGACAAATGATGGTTGCTATTTAAGAAATGTATTAAATAACTTAATAGTATTTCATTGCAATAGATTGGGATATTATGGCCTTTTACAAGATACTTCTACATTTGATTACAATGGTAACAG CATAAGTGGCGCCAAATTTAGGTATTCAAATCCAGCAATATATATTGGAAGTATTGCAACAGTAACATGTTTAGTTATTATGTCTGTTACATACATTATCTGTTACACATCAATTGCTATGCCTAAAAAAGCAAAACATTGTGTTATTAATACTTGGTTTGCTATGGCattattatcatttttttatagtattggTATTTACCAAACAGAAAATATACCAATTTGTCAAGGTGTTGGTCTTATTCTACATTACTTGTCTTTATGTTGTTTATTATGGATGGCAGTATTTGCAAG caatatgtataaaaaattatCTAAACCAGATCTTGAAGATATTCCGGATAATGAACTTCAAGATCCACCAATACCAAAACCATTATTAGGGCTGTATCTAGTCGGCTGGGGTATAGCTATGATCATTTGTGGTATATCTGGCGCAATAAATTTACGAGAATACGCTGGATATTCATATTGTTTTCTCACAACTGCTCCTGCTCTTGTTGCATTGTTTGTTCCAGCTGGatttctaattgtatatttatctatttttcatTTACTCATTAAATGTTCAATTCAAAATGTTGATATGAATGCTCAGTTGTCTGAAGGTACACAAGCAACGGAAAATATGGATTTAGAATTATTGGAACCAAATACAAATCTTTCTGTAGGCAGGAATAGTGCACGCAGTGCACAGACTGTTTTATCCGATATTGACGACTCAGAACATTCTCAAATAACTCAACTAAAGGgtcaaattattattttaattttatatttaatatcatgGATTACTGCAGCAGCAGCTATAACAAAGCCATTAAGTGCATACATTTCGTTTGATGAAACTATATTTGCTACTTTATATTCCCTTTTTTCTAGTTCACTTGGAATTTTCATCCTCTTTTTTTATGGAATTGCGCGAAATGATGTTAGGTCACAATGGTTAAAAATGGGTTGCTGGTTTCAAAAACGAAAAAATCAATGTTGTCGAACAAGAAGTATCTCTGATGCAAATCCTGTAATAGCAACGCAATCATTAGTACAAAATTTGGTACCTCCAATGTCTAATTCTCAGGCTACTCAAGTTACATCTGATTCAAATTCCATTGGTTCATCCAGATACACCAATAGGTCGCAAACTTATAATGCATTTAAAGTTACAGATATTATAACCAGTCAAGAAGTTTCACCTGTTGGTAGAAAAATGACTAATGTGAACTTAGTTGTATTACATCGACAGCAATACAGATCTGATAATTCCGTAACAACATATATTGAACCAACTTGTGTTGAAATGTTTTATAATCCTCATCAAAGTGGAGTTGCTAGAAAATTTTTTAGAAAACAACGTCGtcatacaaaaaataataatcttGGTCCTCGAAAACAAGGTGATGGCGGTGCTATGAGTGATGCTGGTAGTTGCATTTCTGTACCACGATCTACTACAAAATTAGATAGTAATATAGACCAAACCATCTTAAGTAGCAGTGCAAAagtaaataatacaaatatccaTGTTGAGTTAAATCCAATAAATGACATTAAAAACGTTAATATACTCTCAGATAGCGGTGGTAGTATCTCAGAGGAAAGAAATGTTCCAGTGCGATTTGTTATTGGTCAAGAAGGTCTTTTTGGAAATGTAAGAAAAGTTAATAATAACTGTAGATTACACGATTCTTTAAACACATTATCAAACTCTGCGAGGAATAATTGCCAAAAAGTAGAATTACTGAGTATAACTTTACATGACTCAGACATGGACATCAAAACTGATGAAGAAAAACATCTGCAAAGTGTTTCACAACAatgtagtttagaatatagctCGGAAATAGAATCTATTACTCAGATGACTAGTGAAAAAAGCGAACATAATTTACCAGAAGTTTATGAAACTGTAGATAACATTATGAACCCAAAATGGTTAAAAAAAGACTGTCAAAGTATGAATGAATTTCATGAAGTAGAAGAACGGCGGTCTAATGCCACTTCAAAATGGTTAACTCATTCTAATAGCATGCACTGTCTTCCAATAGAGACTGTGAAACCATTAAggaataatttttgtaattcATTAAACGACATCACATCCCTTACCAGTTTAAAAAAATGCGAATATCTGAAATCATTTACAGGcttacaaaatattacaaattcaaATTTATGTGATAAAAGTCGCCTATCTCAAAAATCATTTAACAAATTAGAATCACCTTTCCCTAAAGTAAATAGTGCAGTTAAAgataatttacataaattaatGCAGACTACATATATTACTCCTACAAGAAATACTGAATGTGCCTCTAATGTGTGCACTGATGAATTGAGATCtaaacaaaaattaatcagttctATGATTGATATGACATCACTTATGCACAGTTCTTGTAATATTGTAAAAAATTTAGATTCAAACAATGAAGTAGAGAGCTTAAACAGAcaacaaaatatacagaatattgAAACTAGTAAAACACACTTAAATAATCCGAATACTTATCTACaaatagtaaaaaaagaaacaagtgTTTAA
- the Remo gene encoding remoulade isoform X2, whose protein sequence is MRAILLFLILIQTRGETIQTCPKYCTCKLGAQAEWLRIKCSNELQNIRDINLDSVSVELVQLDLSKNDIYAIEANIFKNLTNLKRLNLSQNDITFIGENSFDGLGNLERLDLSKNQISTIDAHTFSKLPNLKRLDLSGNNISVVKPSLFHNLLALERLKLNENKLTTLMEGTFYGLKSLKQLDLSNNPWRCDCELYWFSNWIHNSSIKLNPAPKCVSPINIKGEFVKKLKYSENIQCQWLPPTIELRPVNNQVVFAGDSITLKCRAPSITEDRNARLSWLWYPNTTSETVDLNTFLDPQKSLSNIKVDNRYLADSGIVDSSLSIVPVKEEHNGQWNCLLVSVNGNRTKAISVIVISEETRYCPLAVTKNNKGIYTWPKTIVGWRAELPCEGNHLSGLMQMPLKASYQCNITGYWENLNTELCPYISHITKSLEQFSKVNLSLTRISLLESAKKFKNYTGNTIKITDPIEVDFITQTIENYLNFVTEEKELGSMLIDVISTLINVPKNILKKAEISFKSCTRLIKAVEKIIQFTPSIQFYKKNMALEEFRVKRDSFTGLICTWYSNNNPEIRFLQCTTNNRTSPINIKDKIIEASIHLPASLLQYSQEVTAHQLMISVYSNSRLFPKIINNDNMDIPSCVIGSKLYGMSIQNLTEPVYIMLKAPLYYYAGKKLLPVVWDETLNKSGGWTNDGCYLRNVLNNLIVFHCNRLGYYGLLQDTSTFDYNGNSISGAKFRYSNPAIYIGSIATVTCLVIMSVTYIICYTSIAMPKKAKHCVINTWFAMALLSFFYSIGIYQTENIPICQGVGLILHYLSLCCLLWMAVFASNMYKKLSKPDLEDIPDNELQDPPIPKPLLGLYLVGWGIAMIICGISGAINLREYAGYSYCFLTTAPALVALFVPAGFLILSEGTQATENMDLELLEPNTNLSVGRNSARSAQTVLSDIDDSEHSQITQLKGQIIILILYLISWITAAAAITKPLSAYISFDETIFATLYSLFSSSLGIFILFFYGIARNDVRSQWLKMGCWFQKRKNQCCRTRSISDANPVIATQSLVQNLVPPMSNSQATQVTSDSNSIGSSRYTNRSQTYNAFKVTDIITSQEVSPVGRKMTNVNLVVLHRQQYRSDNSVTTYIEPTCVEMFYNPHQSGVARKFFRKQRRHTKNNNLGPRKQGDGGAMSDAGSCISVPRSTTKLDSNIDQTILSSSAKVNNTNIHVELNPINDIKNVNILSDSGGSISEERNVPVRFVIGQEGLFGNVRKVNNNCRLHDSLNTLSNSARNNCQKVELLSITLHDSDMDIKTDEEKHLQSVSQQCSLEYSSEIESITQMTSEKSEHNLPEVYETVDNIMNPKWLKKDCQSMNEFHEVEERRSNATSKWLTHSNSMHCLPIETVKPLRNNFCNSLNDITSLTSLKKCEYLKSFTGLQNITNSNLCDKSRLSQKSFNKLESPFPKVNSAVKDNLHKLMQTTYITPTRNTECASNVCTDELRSKQKLISSMIDMTSLMHSSCNIVKNLDSNNEVESLNRQQNIQNIETSKTHLNNPNTYLQIVKKETSV, encoded by the exons ATGAGAgctattttattgtttttaattttaattcaaacaAGAGGAGAAACAATCCAGACATGTCCAAAGTATTGCACATGTAAACTTGGTGCACAAGCAGAATGGCTACGAATTAAATGTAGTAATGAATTGCAGAACATTAGGGATATCAATCTTGATAGTGTCAGCGTGGAATTAGTTCAATT AGATTTGAGCAAGAATGATATTTATGCTATTGAAGCTAACATATTTaagaatttgacaaatttgaaacgTTTGAACTTATCGCAAAATGATATAACTTTTATTGGTGAAAATTCTTTTGATGGTCTTGGAAATTTAGAGAGATT GGATTTAagtaaaaatcaaatttcaacTATAGATGCTCATACATTTAGCAAGTTGCCAAATTTGAAAAGGCT TGATTTGTCCGGCAACAACATAAGTGTGGTGAAACCatcattatttcataatttactGGCTTTAGAGCGCTT gaAGTTAAACGAAAATAAATTAACAACTTTAATGGAGGGTACTTTTTATGGTCTGAAATCTTTAAAACAGTT aGATTTATCTAACAATCCATGGAGATGTGACTGTGAATTATACTGGTTTAGTAATTGGATTCATAACAGTTCTATTAAATTAAa tcCTGCCCCAAAATGTGTATCACCTATAAATATCAAAGGTGAATTTGTGAAAAAATTGAAGTATTCAGAAAATATTCAATGTCAGTGGTTACCTCCCACAATTGAACTTCGGCCAGTTAATAATCAAGTAGTATTTGCTGGAGATTCTATAACTTTAAAATGCAGAGCACCTAGTATAACAGAAGATAGAAATGCAAGACTAAGTTGGTTGTGGTATCCTAATACTACTTCTGAAACTGTAGATTTAAATACATTTCTAGATCCACAAAAAAGTTTATCTAATATTAAAGTGGATAACAGATATCTTGCAGATAGTGGCATTGTGGACAG ttCTCTTAGTATTGTTCCTGTTAAAGAAGAACACAATGGCCAATGGAATTGTTTGTTAGTTTCTGTAAATGGTAATAGAACAAAAGCAATCAGTGTAATAGTTATCTCTGAAGAAACTCGTTATTGTCCTCTAGcag TAACTAAAAATAATAAAGGTATTTATACATGGCCAAAAACTATAGTAGGATGGAGGGCAGAATTACCATGCGAAGGCAACCACTTATCAGGTTTAATGCAAATGCCTTTAAAAGCTTCTTATCAATGTAATATTACAGGATATTGGGAGAATTTAAACACAGAATTATGTCCTTACATATCACATATAACAAAAAGTTTAGAACAATTTTCTAAAGTTAATCTTTCACTTACAAGGATCAGTTTATTAGAAAGTGcgaagaaattcaaaaattataCAGGAAATACCATAAAAATAACCGATCCTATTGAAGTTGATTTCATAACTCAAACTATAGAAAATTACTTAAATTTTGTAACTGAAGAAAAAGAACTTGGTTCTATGTTAATTGATGTCATTAGTACTCTGATTAATGTAccaaagaatattttaaaaaaagcTGAAATTTCCTTTAAATCTTGCACGCGACTAATAAAAGCTGTAGAAAAGATTATACAATTTACTCCATCTATACAATTTTACAAGAAAAACATGGCACTAGAAGAATTCAGAGTGAAACGTGATAGTTTTACAGGATTAATATGTACATGGTATTCCAATAATAATCCAGAAATACGATTTTTACAATGTACAACAAACAATAGAACATCTCCGattaatataaaagataaaataattgaaGCATCAATACACCTACCTGCATCTTTATTACAATATTCACAAGAAGTTACTGCTCATCAATTAATGATTTCTGTATATAGCAATAGTAGATTGTTTcctaaaataattaacaatgaTAATATGGATATTCCATCATGTGTTATTGGAAGCAAGTTAT ATGGAATGTCAATACAAAATTTAACTGAGCCTGTATACATTATGCTAAAGGCACCTTTATACTACTACGCCGGAAAAAAATTATTACCCGTAGTTTGGGATGAAACATTAAATAAATCAGGAGGCTGGACAAATGATGGTTGCTATTTAAGAAATGTATTAAATAACTTAATAGTATTTCATTGCAATAGATTGGGATATTATGGCCTTTTACAAGATACTTCTACATTTGATTACAATGGTAACAG CATAAGTGGCGCCAAATTTAGGTATTCAAATCCAGCAATATATATTGGAAGTATTGCAACAGTAACATGTTTAGTTATTATGTCTGTTACATACATTATCTGTTACACATCAATTGCTATGCCTAAAAAAGCAAAACATTGTGTTATTAATACTTGGTTTGCTATGGCattattatcatttttttatagtattggTATTTACCAAACAGAAAATATACCAATTTGTCAAGGTGTTGGTCTTATTCTACATTACTTGTCTTTATGTTGTTTATTATGGATGGCAGTATTTGCAAG caatatgtataaaaaattatCTAAACCAGATCTTGAAGATATTCCGGATAATGAACTTCAAGATCCACCAATACCAAAACCATTATTAGGGCTGTATCTAGTCGGCTGGGGTATAGCTATGATCATTTGTGGTATATCTGGCGCAATAAATTTACGAGAATACGCTGGATATTCATATTGTTTTCTCACAACTGCTCCTGCTCTTGTTGCATTGTTTGTTCCAGCTGGatttctaatt TTGTCTGAAGGTACACAAGCAACGGAAAATATGGATTTAGAATTATTGGAACCAAATACAAATCTTTCTGTAGGCAGGAATAGTGCACGCAGTGCACAGACTGTTTTATCCGATATTGACGACTCAGAACATTCTCAAATAACTCAACTAAAGGgtcaaattattattttaattttatatttaatatcatgGATTACTGCAGCAGCAGCTATAACAAAGCCATTAAGTGCATACATTTCGTTTGATGAAACTATATTTGCTACTTTATATTCCCTTTTTTCTAGTTCACTTGGAATTTTCATCCTCTTTTTTTATGGAATTGCGCGAAATGATGTTAGGTCACAATGGTTAAAAATGGGTTGCTGGTTTCAAAAACGAAAAAATCAATGTTGTCGAACAAGAAGTATCTCTGATGCAAATCCTGTAATAGCAACGCAATCATTAGTACAAAATTTGGTACCTCCAATGTCTAATTCTCAGGCTACTCAAGTTACATCTGATTCAAATTCCATTGGTTCATCCAGATACACCAATAGGTCGCAAACTTATAATGCATTTAAAGTTACAGATATTATAACCAGTCAAGAAGTTTCACCTGTTGGTAGAAAAATGACTAATGTGAACTTAGTTGTATTACATCGACAGCAATACAGATCTGATAATTCCGTAACAACATATATTGAACCAACTTGTGTTGAAATGTTTTATAATCCTCATCAAAGTGGAGTTGCTAGAAAATTTTTTAGAAAACAACGTCGtcatacaaaaaataataatcttGGTCCTCGAAAACAAGGTGATGGCGGTGCTATGAGTGATGCTGGTAGTTGCATTTCTGTACCACGATCTACTACAAAATTAGATAGTAATATAGACCAAACCATCTTAAGTAGCAGTGCAAAagtaaataatacaaatatccaTGTTGAGTTAAATCCAATAAATGACATTAAAAACGTTAATATACTCTCAGATAGCGGTGGTAGTATCTCAGAGGAAAGAAATGTTCCAGTGCGATTTGTTATTGGTCAAGAAGGTCTTTTTGGAAATGTAAGAAAAGTTAATAATAACTGTAGATTACACGATTCTTTAAACACATTATCAAACTCTGCGAGGAATAATTGCCAAAAAGTAGAATTACTGAGTATAACTTTACATGACTCAGACATGGACATCAAAACTGATGAAGAAAAACATCTGCAAAGTGTTTCACAACAatgtagtttagaatatagctCGGAAATAGAATCTATTACTCAGATGACTAGTGAAAAAAGCGAACATAATTTACCAGAAGTTTATGAAACTGTAGATAACATTATGAACCCAAAATGGTTAAAAAAAGACTGTCAAAGTATGAATGAATTTCATGAAGTAGAAGAACGGCGGTCTAATGCCACTTCAAAATGGTTAACTCATTCTAATAGCATGCACTGTCTTCCAATAGAGACTGTGAAACCATTAAggaataatttttgtaattcATTAAACGACATCACATCCCTTACCAGTTTAAAAAAATGCGAATATCTGAAATCATTTACAGGcttacaaaatattacaaattcaaATTTATGTGATAAAAGTCGCCTATCTCAAAAATCATTTAACAAATTAGAATCACCTTTCCCTAAAGTAAATAGTGCAGTTAAAgataatttacataaattaatGCAGACTACATATATTACTCCTACAAGAAATACTGAATGTGCCTCTAATGTGTGCACTGATGAATTGAGATCtaaacaaaaattaatcagttctATGATTGATATGACATCACTTATGCACAGTTCTTGTAATATTGTAAAAAATTTAGATTCAAACAATGAAGTAGAGAGCTTAAACAGAcaacaaaatatacagaatattgAAACTAGTAAAACACACTTAAATAATCCGAATACTTATCTACaaatagtaaaaaaagaaacaagtgTTTAA